The window ataaaaataattcaaaaacaactacatttacggaataaaatttacgattaaattacggaattaaatttacgacacatatacgggaaaaattcgttaattttatttaaataaaaaagtacattaactaaaaatcaaaaaaattacataatataaaaaagtctggacttccacacacgagccaccgccccaatctaatcctcactaatttattaaaaatatacattaaaaaatgttagtatgccttgaatccattatagtttttcaaaaataaaaaaaaattaaaaaatagcgctggccgatcggcacgtcACAATGGTGACCAGCGCCCtcaaatcggctagcccacgccgatttttTCGCCGATTTTCGGTTGGCAGATTTCaatagttcggctagccgacgcgaatcggctagccggtgggcTAACCGCtattgtgaatgctcttaTGGATTATGTCAAATCACTATCGCACACTAGATGAACAAATACAACTAAATGAATTTGGACCAATTTGAGCTAACTAAAAATTGaggaaaaattggtaaagacCTCAGTTTCAAGATCAAAGGTAAACCAGTACATCAATCGATTGTTCTCCTTTACCACCCATAGAAGATTTCCgttcaaaattgaaatcgcAACGTGTGTCTCTGATACTTCCTCTTGCTTGTCTCTCCACAAGGAGAACCCTAGGCCACTAGTGTGTACATGAACACAACTTTTTTCAACACCGTATAAAATCTTAAATCGCCTTCTCTTTTCCCTCACTACAAATGCGCACTTACGACATCTCCTTGGAAGACACATGGGTGGACAAGGAAGCATGAAATATTCATCAGTCATTGGATTGCATATGACAAAAGTATTATGACATGCATGCCACGCCAAAAAGAAACTATTAGCTGAATCAATTACAATATGTCTTGTGGTACAATAATGATGAACTGCTGAAAGTTTGATGTGAGAAGTAGGCGACCAGTATCCCGTAAGTGATTTGAAGGCTTCATCGCAGACTGTCTTCCCTAAGTGTTCATGCTCGAAAACCAGACATAGTTTCAGAGTAGCAGCTTTCACCATCTGCATTCCATCACCAGCAGCTTTTGAACTATTTCTTCACATGCATTCCATGTCTTTTTTGGCAAGGAGGCAAATCAATCTCACATAGTTTTTATTTCCCACATAATCAAagagggtaaagtaagagattaAGATTAATTTCTTGCATGAACATCCAACTTATCCAACTTATTACGCAACAATTtctgtttatatttaatgccATCTAATTTCTCTTGCACAACCCTTAGTCAACAGGCCTCGTGCTTCTGCTTCACACTTGCGAAGGTTTCAAACCAACCGCTACCCTCATTGGCGTAAAAGAGCATATAAGCACTTTGTTTCATAACAATAGCTTGGTCTACTGGAGAAACCTTCACAAGACAACAATACAATGATTGAATACACTATTGTACAAAATGAATGAACATTAGCATAATTTTCAATACCTCCGAATCATCATACAAATACCAAGTATTTGTATGGATATAGCAGTAGTAGTGTCCTGATTCCATTGTGCTCCCATCATGCACTATAACTCCATATAGATGATAGTTAAGAGGGGCCTGCCAAAACAACAAGAGACAGAGACTTAAACAGATATAATACGTGCATTAGATGatgaatgaataaaagaaatgtaCTCGCGTCACTTGTGCTGCAAGCGAAAGGACTCAAGTCCAAGCAAAGAGGAAACGCCACATGCTCGGGTTTCTTGCCATGTGGACCAAACCTTTTTAGGAAAAATGTGATGATAGGTGAAGCATGTTGAATATCGAAAGTTTGTTTGCCATCAACTTTTTTCTTGCAACGAACACAGTTATAGTGAGATAGCAATGATTGTCTATCCTTTTCAAATGCTTGTAGAAGATCGAAACAAGCTTCAATGGCTATTGGAAAGTCAAATACTTCACTTTGAAGCTGCTTAGTAACAGAGCCACATTCACAACATTTTATCTACAAATCATGTAAATATGATAAGAATAGAGAATACAAGAACAAAAGATAAGAATCTGAAATTGTACCTCAAAGCCAAGAAGGCTACGAAAAACCTTATTGACTAACGTTTCATGTTGACGACCCCCTTCGAACGAAGGAGAAAAGTCTAGTAGTTTAGTTAAAGAAAATCAACGGAACAAAAGTCTTCGAAGAAATACCAAACACATATCTAACTAAGTGATTTTAAAAACGGATACACCCTAAATTGATAGCTAGATGCTCGGGGTAAATTGCACCTTCTGAAGTTAGGTCATCAAACAATACTTCAAGGCTACATCTCAAGCAAAAGTCTTCTGCCTCATCATATTTGCAAAAACATTTCAAATAGTTATCTTTGGTCATGATTTTGATATAAAAGGGAACCCCATGCACAAGACACTGCAAAACAGTGTTCATGTAGCATGTATTATGCTCGTTATGCAGTCCCGCCCCCTTTATCGTTGCCTTATCACCAGCGGCCTCATCACATGCCTCATCACTTGCGTCATCACCTGCCTCATAACCGGCCTCATCACCACCGTCCTCACCGGCTACCTCATCACCAGCTACCTTATCACCGACTACCTCATAACTTGGCTCATCATCGGCTACCTCATCACTTGCCTCATCATAGGCCAAGAATGGTGCACAACGAGTGCACAACAAAACCAAGGCCGCCGAGATTGTGGCCTGAGGAATTTAAGGGCAATATAACCGGAGCAAATATCTCAATAACTTGAAACGCGTCAAAAACGTTTTGAGTCGGAATAACTTGAAATCCACACGATAGACGATGATGGACGATGGATTTTGGATAAGAACACGTGTTGGGACGATGGTGGACTTGAAATGAGTCAAAAACATTTTGGGTCgaaatgacttgaaattcggACGGTGGATGTTGACGGATGATGGATTTTGGATTGGAAAACATTTTGGGTCGATGGATTTTGGTTTCTTAGGCTGTTGACACAATTAAATTGCTAAATCAATATTGGAAACATATCCAAATTTAGCAAATATTAAGGTCAATGTAGGGGTTTGGCCACTCTATATGGCTGCATTGCAAGGATTTGATGATGTGGTTGATTCTCTCTACCGTCACTTAGAtataggattattgtccccactaGAGAAGGCCGACTTACTGACTTCAATTTTCATATACTGCAGTATaccggtatataccgtaaattatgatatattcaatgattacggtatataccttaaaatataaatgtaatgaTATACCGGGGCATACCGGTATATACCGGGGaataacataaattatgtTATATACTGGGAAGTGGATATACcacatatatagtatataccgaatttgcagtatataccgtaaaatataaatatatttataaaaaaaatattattatatcaatttaattatagagtCCAAGGAtctgttttttattaaatatatacatacagTTATTATTCCACATTGTTAGAAGGTAAAACATGTAATGTGTCAAATGGTTGAAAGAATAtggataaatttaaattattttcccataaaaaaaataataaggataagtttttatgtttaccctattttaatatatttttgagttaatcaaatgaatttttagtttattttattctccctAACATCTATGGAGTCCAATACTCAATATATTGAAGATATTTTTGGCACATacctatataatttataattttcatttattactaataaatttagtttattGTCTAATAATGtatctctaatttatttaattttttcaacacCGGATTATTTAAATTCCTGATTTTGTCATTGTGCTTGACTATTTGTACTCTTTGTGCACTAATATTCCCTCTATCCATGATTTAAAGAATCATTTGATCATTTAGGGATGCCCACCATTTAAGaaatcatttactttttcctttattcAACATACAGACCTCACATTCGACTAACATTTTCTCTTACAATCTATTATAaaggaatattaaaaatggaactcacattttcactaatttattctattaGAATTTTCCAAGCCAACATGGCAATTACCAAATATATCACTTTTATATTCCTTCTCCAATGTAGTTGCAAAATAACTCAAATTTTGAATCTAGGtcaaccaaataaaaattaatactccttagttttgataaaaagaaaatatgtttcCCAAAATGATATTTGTAAAACAAAGGCCTCCTATAGTGGTAGATACAAACCGAGGCTGGTAAAATTTAGCTGGGCTACGATGGGCCAAATATTGGGCCTCAGAAGTATAAATAGGCTTTTCAACATATAAACGTACCCATTACCATAAATCAGTTTAACCACTTCCAATATTCTATATCTTTAAATcctttaatttcttaaatttatttccttATGTGTAAGTATAACTTTATGATAACAATTAGACTTTACTAATTCAATTaaggattttattttgaatttttgaattacTATCTTTTAGTTATAATTCACACACATCACACAACTCCATAAACATTGGGTACTCAAACTCTAAATTATTGGTTGGATTTGGAGGAGAAATTTCTAactaattgaatttttataattaattaatccaaaattagagtgttacaattttttcaacttttaaaaGTCAGtgtcaaataataaaatttatagtcAAACATCGCTTTGCTATTTTGGCATTTGTTTATTGGCTTGGCcacatatattttatcttgtaCTAGTAATATATTGCAATTATCGTAGAgtttatctctttatttttctttatgttgTGGTGGACCTCaatatttactaataatatttaaattattttttctttttatatctcttctatatgtgaatttttaattaaaggtTATATAGTtcccaaatttgaaaaaagacGATGCCAACATGCTCACATGCCCAAATGGCCCAACCCAGATTTTTTCAGAGACTACttccatattaaaaataatgaacggaaattttttaaaaaaaaggcaaaagtATGTAAATGGtgtaattttagaaaaactAATTTACCGTCAATGGTAAAAATAGGAATAAAACTTACCatatcaatcacataaaaatggCGTAATATTAGGATATAAATAAAGCTGATTCAAACGAGTTTACATTAATTATACCCCTCCATgtgaaattaaactaaattttggATATACTTTGTTTGCCACATGAAATTAATACATAACCcctatttttaatgataaaaacttttaaaatgacataaaatttaCAATGGGCTGAATTTTGGGCCTCAGAAGTATAAATGGGCTTTTTACATTAAACGTGGCAATTACCTTAAATCACTGTAGCCACTTTCAATTTTCTACtatattttcaaatctttttatttcttcaattttatttccttaaaTACAACTCtatgataattatttagatCTTACTAATCCAGTTAAGGATTCTGTTACTTCATTTGTCCCCATTATATGTCtcagttttcaattttaggatGTCCCTTATTAATtgtctcacttcatttatattttaagtaatgacCCATCAATTAACTCATGCCAAATTAAAGTGGAACATATAAGGGGAAAAgggtattattttgaattattatcttttaattataatttcacgCACACCACACTATCCCACACACAATGGATCATCATTTAATAGAATTATTCTTGCAGGTCATCATGTAATAGagattgataaaattaattaatccaaaaatagagtatacagtatatttttttaatttaaaaaattagagtaaaacaataaaatttattgcCAATCATTGCTTTGCTATATTGGTATTGTTTATGGCTTGGGtacatatattttatcttctactcccccgtcccactttaggagtcccggttgaatttggcacgagttttaagaaatgtaaagaaaagttggtgaaaaaaaatagtagaatgtgtgtcctacttttttatattagttttataataaaatgtgagtgagaaaatgttagtggaatgtgaggcctaacactatttatggaatatttcaactgggactcctaaagtgggacacccaaaaatagtaaaccgggactcctaaagtgggacggagggaatattttgcaattattgAAACTTTATCTCTTCATTTAGTGATGAAGTAATGTCCACGAAGCCACGAATTAACATTATAAAGTAGTGCAGTGaagtaattgaatttattgaaGAATTTCTCTCATAAAGTAGTGTAGTAATGTCATTTACAGGAAACCATAACATTATATAGTGTAGTGGGTTTGGAAAAAAGACTTCAAATTCTTAAAACATAAAGAATTTCTATCTTTAATCTTGACACATGTCTTTGGTgatcacttttttttactgGCTAATTTCTCTTTCACATCATCTTTCTAATTAAAAGGAAGACTTATAGTCTTGCATGCTCGAAAAGTTTTCCAAGTGCAACCATTGCACGCGTTTAAATCATACTccaatatagtactccctccgtcttagaTAGTTTTTCAACTTTAatcgggcacgagttttaaaaaatataatgaaaaattagttgaaaaagttagtggatgttgaccctacttttatatattaattttataataaaatgtgagtaggaatgagtcaGTGAAATATGGGATccaataccaaaaatagtaaaaagtgaaatgggataAACTATATGGGACAtgccgaaatagaaaaatgggacaaactatctggatagagggagtactgggatagagggagtagtataaaatttgtacTGTTTTGCATTTCTCTTCTGTCTCGCTGACTATATGTGTATGAACAAacaatttaattgtaatttaaaaacatGTTCAATTAAATAGGGTAGTCACGttaaaaattaactaaattcCAATGCATAACCAAATAATCAGGTTAAATTTAGATACTACTACCATTTACGTCATTTTTAGATCGATTTAGTTTATAACACGGATGGTCATTTTTAGATCGTTTTGGTTCATAAAAGTTCACGCCCTTCGTATGATCTTAAATGATCTTAAAATGACTTAATTGGTAGCTATAAATGATCTCCGTTTTCAACCTCATCCTTGTATTTTTGATCTAATGGTTTGAGATTTGGTCTCTCGTTATGCGTTGCGTTTAGTtactactccatctgtccctaATAATTCGTTGCCATTTGgctcggcacgggttttaagaaatgtaatatgaaagtgggttgaaaaagttaatggcattgagttctatttttatatattgattttataataaaatatgagggTGGATCTGtaagtggaatatgaggtccactaaaaaatggtaaaaatggaAGGTCCCTTTGTGCTTTTGGTGCGCCGGGGTGCCCCCGATCTTATAAGTTTTTGGGAATTTGTGAGGTGTGTTGGCTTTAGCTCTTGTGcttgtgtttgtttttctgCAAagctttgtttttttgttgtactGAACTTTAGCTCACTACCCTATTAGATAGAGCATTTCTcttctatataaaaaaaagggacGAACCAAATtcgaaataagtgacaaattatttagggatggagggagtattttttttattactatcatgCACGATTAATGAGaaatatatatcatttaatcATCTCCTATTATCttccaattaattatttagagTTTTAGTGGCTATCCTAGTTCCTACGCTCATTTTAGGTATTTTGCCTATTTAAACCGTCACACGTcccacaatcacaatcaattCACTTCCATACATCAATAAAGAGAGATGATTTCTGATAAGAGAATAgcaataaaatttgttgttgttgttcttcttcttttatGTGTGTTTGTTTCGGGAGATGCAGAAGTGAGATGCATaaagagtgagagagaagCTCTTCTAAGCTTCAAGAGTGGCCTCACCGATGAGCATGGCATGCTCTCGTCGTGGCGAGGCGACGAATGCTGCAAATGGTACGGTGTCGAGTGCAGCAACACCACTGGCCATGTCATCACCCTAACATGTGATGGTTGCGGATTGCAAGGTGATATTCATTCTTCGTTGCTTGAATTGCATCACTTAAATCATCTTAAACTCAGTGGGAATGATTTTGGAGGCATTCcaatcccaaaattcattGGTTCCATGAATCAATTGCATCACTTGAATCTCTCAAACTCTAGCTTTTCCAGGATTGTTCCTCCTCAGTTAGGAAACCTTACCAATCTACGCTCCCTCGTTCTCTCGTTTAACTCTTTGACTTCAATGTCTCTTTCTATACTTAAAACTTCTGTATTGAAATCACTCGAAATACTGAACTTGTCCGTGAATCAATTCAACGGATCGATGCCAGACCTGAGAGCATTTCCTTCGTTGACAGAGCTGTACCTCTTCGCAAACAACTTTACTGGCTCAATTCCTCTGAGTATTGGCCAACTCTCCGAGCTTCAAGTTCTAGATCATtctttcaattctttggaaGGTTTAGTCAATGAATCCCACTTTTCCAAGCTTGATAACTTAAAGTCACTAGATTTATCCTACAATCCATTATTGATCTTGGATATTGCCCCTGATTGGAGTCCTCCTTTTCAGTTGGCTAATATACATCTAGCCAGGTgcaatgtgggtcctacttttccAAAATGGATTCATACTCAGAGGAATTTTGCATCCCTTGATTTGCATAGTGCCAATATAAGAGATGAAGCCCCGTGGTGGCTGTGGAGGACGTCTTCTTCATTGCAATTTTTATATCTCTCCGACAATGAATTAAGTGGTAGAATTCCGAAACTCTCATCCACCTCCATCGAGTATATGGATGTTAGTTACAATAATTTCTCGGGCCCTATACCACTCTTTCCTCCAAATGTTAGTGCAATTTTCTTGAATGGAAATATATTCTCCGGttcaatttcatctatttGCAAAACCAGCCACGACGAGCTTAGTTTCCTCGACCTCTCTAATAATCGATTGGGAGGACAAGTTCCCAACTGTTGGGAGAAAGTGCCAAACATGGTCCTCTTTAATGTGGCTAACAACAGTTTTTCGGGTGAAATTCCTCGCTCTTTAGGCGCTTTACATAACCTCAGTGTGTTACAAATGCGTGGTAATAGTCTATCCGGGGAATTGCCTTACAATTTAAGACTCTGCCAAGAGTTGAGAATCTTTGATATTGGAGGGAACAAGCTAACAGGAGAGATCCCCACTTGGATCGGGCAACTGTATCGGACGCAATTTCTAAAACTTCAAGGAAATAAATTGCATGGCAGTATTCCTCTCGAGATATGCAATCTTACTAATATTCAAGTTCTAGATTTCTCTATAAACAACTTGTCTTGGATAATACCCGATTGCTTCAACAATTTTACTGTCTTGTCCGGTACGGATATTCCAAATCCTTCCATTTctggaaatatttttgatcCATTAGACAATGGATTTGTATTAACAGATGGTAAATGTTATCATATTCGAGATCGTGTCGTTATTGATGCTAATAGACGTTACATCTTTGAATATTCATCGTTTCAATGGAAAGGTAGGGAATCCAAGTACTGGGAAAATCTACGTCTTCTCAAACTCATTGATTTTTCAAGCAATGGATTGACCGGGAACATTCCCAAATCCTTTTCCaatatgagtggaataagGTCCTTGAATCTATCAAGAAATAGTTTGACGGGATATATAATTCCAGATATTGGTAAAATGGAGATGCTAGATTCTCTTGATCTATCTCACAACCAACTCTCTGGCGAGATACCAACAAGTTTGGCAGCAATATACGGTCTTGGTGATCTTGATTTGTCGAACAACAAATTGTCTAGAAAAATTCCAACTGGGACTCAATTGCAGAGCTTCAATCCATCGGCTTATGCAGGGAATGATGGACTATGTGGCGACCCTCTTCCAAAGTGCCCCGGAGATAGCTTGAGGCCATCCACCACAATTCCGATGGAAAACATGAATGAGAACGACGTCAGCATGTTCTCATTCATGCAAGAAGTTGGCATAGCAATGGCTTTTGGTTTTATCTTTGGATTTTGGGGAGTCATTGGTTCATTCATATTGAAGAAATCATGGAGAATTGCATTCTTCAACTTGTTTGATGCTGCTGGAGATTGGTTCCACGTTACAATTGCTGTGTTTATATCCAAATGCAGACGAAGTTGAACACTTATTCCTGGTAATATCAACTAAATTTCAATGCCCTTAAATACATGCTTAGGTTAATTCTTGCAAATAACATAGCATTTACTCAATTTTTAATGTTCACATTACTCTTAGAATATTACAAacaacatttcatttcatgGATTTATAACATCCCCATTTTTTTCAGGAGTGAAACTACGCGCTTTAGCGTTCAATCAAGGTCGAAACTCATGGTCATGGCTGGTGATCTTTTCAAGTTAAtgtaatttggatttttttttcatcttttttatatGAGTGTAACGAACCCCAAGATGAGCTCAAAGAGGCGAAGAATGAAAACACTCTTTGCTTCTTATAAATTGCTCAGACTATATATTGAGAACTCATTTGATGCATAGAATATATCAAAGGCAGAATTGAATATCTATGTTACAAACTTGTAAAAAATCAGGCACTAAtctattgtttttaaatattatagcatatatataaatcataaaatttagttaaataattttcatcAATAGTGACAAAcacggattttgcatgttttcaAGGTCTAGATTTGActcgttttaaatgtcaatcatgcaaattatgttcttaaattgcatatgttatacatttggtatttttaatgtgtttgttgataaatgatagaaaaagatagaaaaaaggtgcaaaaaggccaaggtgcagcagcCTCAGTTCAAGCCCATTCTTCCATCAGATTTGGAGTCCAGTCAGTGATTTATGCATATCATTCTCTTCCTCTTcgaaagatcttcacgtggataTCTTgcacgtctcaatcggagttctgtgg is drawn from Salvia hispanica cultivar TCC Black 2014 chromosome 6, UniMelb_Shisp_WGS_1.0, whole genome shotgun sequence and contains these coding sequences:
- the LOC125191613 gene encoding receptor-like protein EIX2, giving the protein MNQLHHLNLSNSSFSRIVPPQLGNLTNLRSLVLSFNSLTSMSLSILKTSVLKSLEILNLSVNQFNGSMPDLRAFPSLTELYLFANNFTGSIPLSIGQLSELQVLDHSFNSLEGLVNESHFSKLDNLKSLDLSYNPLLILDIAPDWSPPFQLANIHLARCNVGPTFPKWIHTQRNFASLDLHSANIRDEAPWWLWRTSSSLQFLYLSDNELSGRIPKLSSTSIEYMDVSYNNFSGPIPLFPPNVSAIFLNGNIFSGSISSICKTSHDELSFLDLSNNRLGGQVPNCWEKVPNMVLFNVANNSFSGEIPRSLGALHNLSVLQMRGNSLSGELPYNLRLCQELRIFDIGGNKLTGEIPTWIGQLYRTQFLKLQGNKLHGSIPLEICNLTNIQVLDFSINNLSWIIPDCFNNFTVLSGTDIPNPSISGNIFDPLDNGFVLTDGKCYHIRDRVVIDANRRYIFEYSSFQWKGRESKYWENLRLLKLIDFSSNGLTGNIPKSFSNMSGIRSLNLSRNSLTGYIIPDIGKMEMLDSLDLSHNQLSGEIPTSLAAIYGLGDLDLSNNKLSRKIPTGTQLQSFNPSAYAGNDGLCGDPLPKCPGDSLRPSTTIPMENMNENDVSMFSFMQEVGIAMAFGFIFGFWGVIGSFILKKSWRIAFFNLFDAAGDWFHVTIAVFISKCRRS